One segment of Rosa chinensis cultivar Old Blush chromosome 6, RchiOBHm-V2, whole genome shotgun sequence DNA contains the following:
- the LOC112172730 gene encoding uncharacterized protein LOC112172730 isoform X6 translates to MRRLAIWKMKLALTMSAKELRKKEDVHSFWSDKQDELHSWSAVSKEAEALMRLNEKTSCSLSLSAYSNLKKSSKGAKGKGKPKFLFRFPTHKEGTSSHSISKNDSDVSFRVQELPERLDAIEPRNVDHSDVELIEDIQGEEESEIVLRNEEHSDVELLEDISGEEESLLEVVPFEAKAIRHGCMGQSMAELLDGLQDKTTIWRKSSRKHSRKRRKKEQPVVKCASPLGDGTFDIESSPEHLGHGLPSDIKIDDQILKLADPEMKRQTLVDRFQEAMSDRFLVAVPKTLKSGLFGKLQQVVQSEKETDIEFLKKIQEGASESNDPNCMDVKILSKYLDAKLTVCHCSFGNNSKRLPSPEVCEEMVDEGPERTIIFNPRVCNDIDLDIGKWIRIHPPWRDIRVGTAQNIILSTYFSEISM, encoded by the exons ATGCGAAGGCTTGCAATTTGGAAGATGAAGTTAGCTCTGACTATGAG TGCTAAAGAGTTGCGAAAAAAAGAGGATGTTCATAGCTTTTGGAGCGATAAACAAGACGAATTACACTCGTGGTCTGCTGTGAGTAAAGAAGCTGAGGCACTCATGCGTTTGAATGAAAAAACTTCTTGCTCATTGTCACTGTCTGCTTACTCGAATTTAAAGAAATCGTCTAAAG GAGCCAAAGGCAAAGGCAAACCAAAATTTTTGTTCCGTTTTCCGACACACAAGGAAGGAACCTCGTCCCATTCTATATCTAAGAATGATAGTGATGTGTCATTCAGGGTTCAAGAACTGCCTGAAAGGTTGGATGCAATTGAGCCTAGAAATGTAGATCATTCAGATGTTGAACTTATTGAGGATATTCAGGGGGAAGAGGAATCAGAGATTGTGCTTAGAAATGAAGAACATTCAGATGTTGAACTTCTTGAGGACATTTCAGGGGAAGAGGAAAGTTTGTTAGAGGTTGTGCCTTTTGAAGCCAAGGCTATTCGGCATGGATGTATGGGGCAGTCAATGGCTGAGCTTCTAGATGGCCTTCAAGATAAGACGACTATTTGGAGAAAAAGTTCTAGAAAG CATAGTAGAAAACGACGTAAAAAGGAGCAGCCTGTTGTAAAGTGTGCATCTCCTCTGGGAGATGGAACTTTTGACATTGAAAGCTCTCCTGAGCACTTGGGTCATGGATTGCCAAGTGATATCAAG ATTGATGATCAAATTTTGAAGCTTGCTGATCCAGAAATGAAGAGGCAGACATTGGTAGATCGATTTCAGGAAGCTATGAGTGACAGATTCCTTGTTGCAGTGCCCAAAACTTTAAA GAGTGGATTATTTGGGAAACTGCAGCAGGTGGTGCAGAGTGAGAAAGAAACTGATATAGAATTCTTGAAGAAGATCCAGGAGGGAGCTAGCGAAAGTA ATGACCCAAACTGCATGGATGTGAAGATTCTTTCAAAATACCTGGATGCAAAGCTTACCGTGTGTCACTGCTCCTTCGGTAATAACTCAAAG CGCCTCCCATCGCCAGAGGTCTGCGAAGAAATGGTTGACGAAGGACCGGAAAGGACTATTATTTTCAATCCACGAGTTTGCAATGATATTGACCTTGATATTGGGAAATGGATTCGTATACACCCTCCATG GAGGGACATCCGTGTCGGCACTGCTCAAAACATAATCCTGTCGACATatttctctgaaatttcaatGTGA
- the LOC112172730 gene encoding uncharacterized protein LOC112172730 isoform X1, translating into MAWYQTIPDSDQSISDEEEPDQNWANKCATLGGTTEKKELLQISSRLEMLKGANAKACNLEDEVSSDYEVNNVVSKVSVNGSAKELRKKEDVHSFWSDKQDELHSWSAVSKEAEALMRLNEKTSCSLSLSAYSNLKKSSKGAKGKGKPKFLFRFPTHKEGTSSHSISKNDSDVSFRVQELPERLDAIEPRNVDHSDVELIEDIQGEEESEIVLRNEEHSDVELLEDISGEEESLLEVVPFEAKAIRHGCMGQSMAELLDGLQDKTTIWRKSSRKHSRKRRKKEQPVVKCASPLGDGTFDIESSPEHLGHGLPSDIKIDDQILKLADPEMKRQTLVDRFQEAMSDRFLVAVPKTLKSGLFGKLQQVVQSEKETDIEFLKKIQEGASESNDPNCMDVKILSKYLDAKLTVCHCSFGNNSKRLPSPEVCEEMVDEGPERTIIFNPRVCNDIDLDIGKWIRIHPPWRDIRVGTAQNIILSTYFSEISM; encoded by the exons ATGGCCTGGTATCAGACAATTCCAGATTCTGATCAGAGCATTTCTG ATGAGGAAGAACCGGACCAAAATTGGGCGAACAAATGCGCTACGCTCGGCGGAACCACAGAGAAAAAG GAATTGTTACAAATTTCATCTCGGCTAGAAATGCTCAAAG GTGCGAATGCGAAGGCTTGCAATTTGGAAGATGAAGTTAGCTCTGACTATGAG GTGAACAATGTGGTGTCAAAAGTTTCTGTTAATGGCAGTGCTAAAGAGTTGCGAAAAAAAGAGGATGTTCATAGCTTTTGGAGCGATAAACAAGACGAATTACACTCGTGGTCTGCTGTGAGTAAAGAAGCTGAGGCACTCATGCGTTTGAATGAAAAAACTTCTTGCTCATTGTCACTGTCTGCTTACTCGAATTTAAAGAAATCGTCTAAAG GAGCCAAAGGCAAAGGCAAACCAAAATTTTTGTTCCGTTTTCCGACACACAAGGAAGGAACCTCGTCCCATTCTATATCTAAGAATGATAGTGATGTGTCATTCAGGGTTCAAGAACTGCCTGAAAGGTTGGATGCAATTGAGCCTAGAAATGTAGATCATTCAGATGTTGAACTTATTGAGGATATTCAGGGGGAAGAGGAATCAGAGATTGTGCTTAGAAATGAAGAACATTCAGATGTTGAACTTCTTGAGGACATTTCAGGGGAAGAGGAAAGTTTGTTAGAGGTTGTGCCTTTTGAAGCCAAGGCTATTCGGCATGGATGTATGGGGCAGTCAATGGCTGAGCTTCTAGATGGCCTTCAAGATAAGACGACTATTTGGAGAAAAAGTTCTAGAAAG CATAGTAGAAAACGACGTAAAAAGGAGCAGCCTGTTGTAAAGTGTGCATCTCCTCTGGGAGATGGAACTTTTGACATTGAAAGCTCTCCTGAGCACTTGGGTCATGGATTGCCAAGTGATATCAAG ATTGATGATCAAATTTTGAAGCTTGCTGATCCAGAAATGAAGAGGCAGACATTGGTAGATCGATTTCAGGAAGCTATGAGTGACAGATTCCTTGTTGCAGTGCCCAAAACTTTAAA GAGTGGATTATTTGGGAAACTGCAGCAGGTGGTGCAGAGTGAGAAAGAAACTGATATAGAATTCTTGAAGAAGATCCAGGAGGGAGCTAGCGAAAGTA ATGACCCAAACTGCATGGATGTGAAGATTCTTTCAAAATACCTGGATGCAAAGCTTACCGTGTGTCACTGCTCCTTCGGTAATAACTCAAAG CGCCTCCCATCGCCAGAGGTCTGCGAAGAAATGGTTGACGAAGGACCGGAAAGGACTATTATTTTCAATCCACGAGTTTGCAATGATATTGACCTTGATATTGGGAAATGGATTCGTATACACCCTCCATG GAGGGACATCCGTGTCGGCACTGCTCAAAACATAATCCTGTCGACATatttctctgaaatttcaatGTGA
- the LOC112172730 gene encoding uncharacterized protein LOC112172730 isoform X3 produces MAWYQTIPDSDQSISDEEEPDQNWANKCATLGGTTEKKELLQISSRLEMLKGANAKACNLEDEVSSDYEVNNVVSKVSVNGSAKELRKKEDVHSFWSDKQDELHSWSAVSKEAEALMRLNEKTSCSLSLSAYSNLKKSSKGAKGKGKPKFLFRFPTHKEGTSSHSISKNDSDVSFRVQELPERLDAIEPRNVDHSDVELIEDIQGEEESEIVLRNEEHSDVELLEDISGEEESLLEVVPFEAKAIRHGCMGQSMAELLDGLQDKTTIWRKSSRKHSRKRRKKEQPVVKCASPLGDGTFDIESSPEHLGHGLPSDIKLADPEMKRQTLVDRFQEAMSDRFLVAVPKTLKSGLFGKLQQVVQSEKETDIEFLKKIQEGASESNDPNCMDVKILSKYLDAKLTVCHCSFGNNSKRLPSPEVCEEMVDEGPERTIIFNPRVCNDIDLDIGKWIRIHPPWRDIRVGTAQNIILSTYFSEISM; encoded by the exons ATGGCCTGGTATCAGACAATTCCAGATTCTGATCAGAGCATTTCTG ATGAGGAAGAACCGGACCAAAATTGGGCGAACAAATGCGCTACGCTCGGCGGAACCACAGAGAAAAAG GAATTGTTACAAATTTCATCTCGGCTAGAAATGCTCAAAG GTGCGAATGCGAAGGCTTGCAATTTGGAAGATGAAGTTAGCTCTGACTATGAG GTGAACAATGTGGTGTCAAAAGTTTCTGTTAATGGCAGTGCTAAAGAGTTGCGAAAAAAAGAGGATGTTCATAGCTTTTGGAGCGATAAACAAGACGAATTACACTCGTGGTCTGCTGTGAGTAAAGAAGCTGAGGCACTCATGCGTTTGAATGAAAAAACTTCTTGCTCATTGTCACTGTCTGCTTACTCGAATTTAAAGAAATCGTCTAAAG GAGCCAAAGGCAAAGGCAAACCAAAATTTTTGTTCCGTTTTCCGACACACAAGGAAGGAACCTCGTCCCATTCTATATCTAAGAATGATAGTGATGTGTCATTCAGGGTTCAAGAACTGCCTGAAAGGTTGGATGCAATTGAGCCTAGAAATGTAGATCATTCAGATGTTGAACTTATTGAGGATATTCAGGGGGAAGAGGAATCAGAGATTGTGCTTAGAAATGAAGAACATTCAGATGTTGAACTTCTTGAGGACATTTCAGGGGAAGAGGAAAGTTTGTTAGAGGTTGTGCCTTTTGAAGCCAAGGCTATTCGGCATGGATGTATGGGGCAGTCAATGGCTGAGCTTCTAGATGGCCTTCAAGATAAGACGACTATTTGGAGAAAAAGTTCTAGAAAG CATAGTAGAAAACGACGTAAAAAGGAGCAGCCTGTTGTAAAGTGTGCATCTCCTCTGGGAGATGGAACTTTTGACATTGAAAGCTCTCCTGAGCACTTGGGTCATGGATTGCCAAGTGATATCAAG CTTGCTGATCCAGAAATGAAGAGGCAGACATTGGTAGATCGATTTCAGGAAGCTATGAGTGACAGATTCCTTGTTGCAGTGCCCAAAACTTTAAA GAGTGGATTATTTGGGAAACTGCAGCAGGTGGTGCAGAGTGAGAAAGAAACTGATATAGAATTCTTGAAGAAGATCCAGGAGGGAGCTAGCGAAAGTA ATGACCCAAACTGCATGGATGTGAAGATTCTTTCAAAATACCTGGATGCAAAGCTTACCGTGTGTCACTGCTCCTTCGGTAATAACTCAAAG CGCCTCCCATCGCCAGAGGTCTGCGAAGAAATGGTTGACGAAGGACCGGAAAGGACTATTATTTTCAATCCACGAGTTTGCAATGATATTGACCTTGATATTGGGAAATGGATTCGTATACACCCTCCATG GAGGGACATCCGTGTCGGCACTGCTCAAAACATAATCCTGTCGACATatttctctgaaatttcaatGTGA
- the LOC112172730 gene encoding uncharacterized protein LOC112172730 isoform X5: MRYARRNHREKGANAKACNLEDEVSSDYEVNNVVSKVSVNGSAKELRKKEDVHSFWSDKQDELHSWSAVSKEAEALMRLNEKTSCSLSLSAYSNLKKSSKGAKGKGKPKFLFRFPTHKEGTSSHSISKNDSDVSFRVQELPERLDAIEPRNVDHSDVELIEDIQGEEESEIVLRNEEHSDVELLEDISGEEESLLEVVPFEAKAIRHGCMGQSMAELLDGLQDKTTIWRKSSRKHSRKRRKKEQPVVKCASPLGDGTFDIESSPEHLGHGLPSDIKIDDQILKLADPEMKRQTLVDRFQEAMSDRFLVAVPKTLKSGLFGKLQQVVQSEKETDIEFLKKIQEGASESNDPNCMDVKILSKYLDAKLTVCHCSFGNNSKRLPSPEVCEEMVDEGPERTIIFNPRVCNDIDLDIGKWIRIHPPWRDIRVGTAQNIILSTYFSEISM, from the exons ATGCGCTACGCTCGGCGGAACCACAGAGAAAAAG GTGCGAATGCGAAGGCTTGCAATTTGGAAGATGAAGTTAGCTCTGACTATGAG GTGAACAATGTGGTGTCAAAAGTTTCTGTTAATGGCAGTGCTAAAGAGTTGCGAAAAAAAGAGGATGTTCATAGCTTTTGGAGCGATAAACAAGACGAATTACACTCGTGGTCTGCTGTGAGTAAAGAAGCTGAGGCACTCATGCGTTTGAATGAAAAAACTTCTTGCTCATTGTCACTGTCTGCTTACTCGAATTTAAAGAAATCGTCTAAAG GAGCCAAAGGCAAAGGCAAACCAAAATTTTTGTTCCGTTTTCCGACACACAAGGAAGGAACCTCGTCCCATTCTATATCTAAGAATGATAGTGATGTGTCATTCAGGGTTCAAGAACTGCCTGAAAGGTTGGATGCAATTGAGCCTAGAAATGTAGATCATTCAGATGTTGAACTTATTGAGGATATTCAGGGGGAAGAGGAATCAGAGATTGTGCTTAGAAATGAAGAACATTCAGATGTTGAACTTCTTGAGGACATTTCAGGGGAAGAGGAAAGTTTGTTAGAGGTTGTGCCTTTTGAAGCCAAGGCTATTCGGCATGGATGTATGGGGCAGTCAATGGCTGAGCTTCTAGATGGCCTTCAAGATAAGACGACTATTTGGAGAAAAAGTTCTAGAAAG CATAGTAGAAAACGACGTAAAAAGGAGCAGCCTGTTGTAAAGTGTGCATCTCCTCTGGGAGATGGAACTTTTGACATTGAAAGCTCTCCTGAGCACTTGGGTCATGGATTGCCAAGTGATATCAAG ATTGATGATCAAATTTTGAAGCTTGCTGATCCAGAAATGAAGAGGCAGACATTGGTAGATCGATTTCAGGAAGCTATGAGTGACAGATTCCTTGTTGCAGTGCCCAAAACTTTAAA GAGTGGATTATTTGGGAAACTGCAGCAGGTGGTGCAGAGTGAGAAAGAAACTGATATAGAATTCTTGAAGAAGATCCAGGAGGGAGCTAGCGAAAGTA ATGACCCAAACTGCATGGATGTGAAGATTCTTTCAAAATACCTGGATGCAAAGCTTACCGTGTGTCACTGCTCCTTCGGTAATAACTCAAAG CGCCTCCCATCGCCAGAGGTCTGCGAAGAAATGGTTGACGAAGGACCGGAAAGGACTATTATTTTCAATCCACGAGTTTGCAATGATATTGACCTTGATATTGGGAAATGGATTCGTATACACCCTCCATG GAGGGACATCCGTGTCGGCACTGCTCAAAACATAATCCTGTCGACATatttctctgaaatttcaatGTGA
- the LOC112172730 gene encoding uncharacterized protein LOC112172730 isoform X4: protein MAWYQTIPDSDQSISDEEEPDQNWANKCATLGGTTEKKVRMRRLAIWKMKLALTMSAKELRKKEDVHSFWSDKQDELHSWSAVSKEAEALMRLNEKTSCSLSLSAYSNLKKSSKGAKGKGKPKFLFRFPTHKEGTSSHSISKNDSDVSFRVQELPERLDAIEPRNVDHSDVELIEDIQGEEESEIVLRNEEHSDVELLEDISGEEESLLEVVPFEAKAIRHGCMGQSMAELLDGLQDKTTIWRKSSRKHSRKRRKKEQPVVKCASPLGDGTFDIESSPEHLGHGLPSDIKIDDQILKLADPEMKRQTLVDRFQEAMSDRFLVAVPKTLKSGLFGKLQQVVQSEKETDIEFLKKIQEGASESNDPNCMDVKILSKYLDAKLTVCHCSFGNNSKRLPSPEVCEEMVDEGPERTIIFNPRVCNDIDLDIGKWIRIHPPWRDIRVGTAQNIILSTYFSEISM, encoded by the exons ATGGCCTGGTATCAGACAATTCCAGATTCTGATCAGAGCATTTCTG ATGAGGAAGAACCGGACCAAAATTGGGCGAACAAATGCGCTACGCTCGGCGGAACCACAGAGAAAAAG GTGCGAATGCGAAGGCTTGCAATTTGGAAGATGAAGTTAGCTCTGACTATGAG TGCTAAAGAGTTGCGAAAAAAAGAGGATGTTCATAGCTTTTGGAGCGATAAACAAGACGAATTACACTCGTGGTCTGCTGTGAGTAAAGAAGCTGAGGCACTCATGCGTTTGAATGAAAAAACTTCTTGCTCATTGTCACTGTCTGCTTACTCGAATTTAAAGAAATCGTCTAAAG GAGCCAAAGGCAAAGGCAAACCAAAATTTTTGTTCCGTTTTCCGACACACAAGGAAGGAACCTCGTCCCATTCTATATCTAAGAATGATAGTGATGTGTCATTCAGGGTTCAAGAACTGCCTGAAAGGTTGGATGCAATTGAGCCTAGAAATGTAGATCATTCAGATGTTGAACTTATTGAGGATATTCAGGGGGAAGAGGAATCAGAGATTGTGCTTAGAAATGAAGAACATTCAGATGTTGAACTTCTTGAGGACATTTCAGGGGAAGAGGAAAGTTTGTTAGAGGTTGTGCCTTTTGAAGCCAAGGCTATTCGGCATGGATGTATGGGGCAGTCAATGGCTGAGCTTCTAGATGGCCTTCAAGATAAGACGACTATTTGGAGAAAAAGTTCTAGAAAG CATAGTAGAAAACGACGTAAAAAGGAGCAGCCTGTTGTAAAGTGTGCATCTCCTCTGGGAGATGGAACTTTTGACATTGAAAGCTCTCCTGAGCACTTGGGTCATGGATTGCCAAGTGATATCAAG ATTGATGATCAAATTTTGAAGCTTGCTGATCCAGAAATGAAGAGGCAGACATTGGTAGATCGATTTCAGGAAGCTATGAGTGACAGATTCCTTGTTGCAGTGCCCAAAACTTTAAA GAGTGGATTATTTGGGAAACTGCAGCAGGTGGTGCAGAGTGAGAAAGAAACTGATATAGAATTCTTGAAGAAGATCCAGGAGGGAGCTAGCGAAAGTA ATGACCCAAACTGCATGGATGTGAAGATTCTTTCAAAATACCTGGATGCAAAGCTTACCGTGTGTCACTGCTCCTTCGGTAATAACTCAAAG CGCCTCCCATCGCCAGAGGTCTGCGAAGAAATGGTTGACGAAGGACCGGAAAGGACTATTATTTTCAATCCACGAGTTTGCAATGATATTGACCTTGATATTGGGAAATGGATTCGTATACACCCTCCATG GAGGGACATCCGTGTCGGCACTGCTCAAAACATAATCCTGTCGACATatttctctgaaatttcaatGTGA
- the LOC112172730 gene encoding uncharacterized protein LOC112172730 isoform X2 has product MAWYQTIPDSDQSISDEEEPDQNWANKCATLGGTTEKKELLQISSRLEMLKGANAKACNLEDEVSSDYEVNNVVSKVSVNGSAKELRKKEDVHSFWSDKQDELHSWSAVSKEAEALMRLNEKTSCSLSLSAYSNLKKSSKGAKGKGKPKFLFRFPTHKEGTSSHSISKNDSDVSFRVQELPERLDAIEPRNVDHSDVELIEDIQGEEESEIVLRNEEHSDVELLEDISGEEESLLEVVPFEAKAIRHGCMGQSMAELLDGLQDKTTIWRKSSRKHSRKRRKKEQPVVKCASPLGDGTFDIESSPEHLGHGLPSDIKIDDQILKLADPEMKRQTLVDRFQEAMSDRFLVAVPKTLKSGLFGKLQQVVQSEKETDIEFLKKIQEGASENDPNCMDVKILSKYLDAKLTVCHCSFGNNSKRLPSPEVCEEMVDEGPERTIIFNPRVCNDIDLDIGKWIRIHPPWRDIRVGTAQNIILSTYFSEISM; this is encoded by the exons ATGGCCTGGTATCAGACAATTCCAGATTCTGATCAGAGCATTTCTG ATGAGGAAGAACCGGACCAAAATTGGGCGAACAAATGCGCTACGCTCGGCGGAACCACAGAGAAAAAG GAATTGTTACAAATTTCATCTCGGCTAGAAATGCTCAAAG GTGCGAATGCGAAGGCTTGCAATTTGGAAGATGAAGTTAGCTCTGACTATGAG GTGAACAATGTGGTGTCAAAAGTTTCTGTTAATGGCAGTGCTAAAGAGTTGCGAAAAAAAGAGGATGTTCATAGCTTTTGGAGCGATAAACAAGACGAATTACACTCGTGGTCTGCTGTGAGTAAAGAAGCTGAGGCACTCATGCGTTTGAATGAAAAAACTTCTTGCTCATTGTCACTGTCTGCTTACTCGAATTTAAAGAAATCGTCTAAAG GAGCCAAAGGCAAAGGCAAACCAAAATTTTTGTTCCGTTTTCCGACACACAAGGAAGGAACCTCGTCCCATTCTATATCTAAGAATGATAGTGATGTGTCATTCAGGGTTCAAGAACTGCCTGAAAGGTTGGATGCAATTGAGCCTAGAAATGTAGATCATTCAGATGTTGAACTTATTGAGGATATTCAGGGGGAAGAGGAATCAGAGATTGTGCTTAGAAATGAAGAACATTCAGATGTTGAACTTCTTGAGGACATTTCAGGGGAAGAGGAAAGTTTGTTAGAGGTTGTGCCTTTTGAAGCCAAGGCTATTCGGCATGGATGTATGGGGCAGTCAATGGCTGAGCTTCTAGATGGCCTTCAAGATAAGACGACTATTTGGAGAAAAAGTTCTAGAAAG CATAGTAGAAAACGACGTAAAAAGGAGCAGCCTGTTGTAAAGTGTGCATCTCCTCTGGGAGATGGAACTTTTGACATTGAAAGCTCTCCTGAGCACTTGGGTCATGGATTGCCAAGTGATATCAAG ATTGATGATCAAATTTTGAAGCTTGCTGATCCAGAAATGAAGAGGCAGACATTGGTAGATCGATTTCAGGAAGCTATGAGTGACAGATTCCTTGTTGCAGTGCCCAAAACTTTAAA GAGTGGATTATTTGGGAAACTGCAGCAGGTGGTGCAGAGTGAGAAAGAAACTGATATAGAATTCTTGAAGAAGATCCAGGAGGGAGCTAGCGAAA ATGACCCAAACTGCATGGATGTGAAGATTCTTTCAAAATACCTGGATGCAAAGCTTACCGTGTGTCACTGCTCCTTCGGTAATAACTCAAAG CGCCTCCCATCGCCAGAGGTCTGCGAAGAAATGGTTGACGAAGGACCGGAAAGGACTATTATTTTCAATCCACGAGTTTGCAATGATATTGACCTTGATATTGGGAAATGGATTCGTATACACCCTCCATG GAGGGACATCCGTGTCGGCACTGCTCAAAACATAATCCTGTCGACATatttctctgaaatttcaatGTGA